A single Salvelinus sp. IW2-2015 unplaced genomic scaffold, ASM291031v2 Un_scaffold552, whole genome shotgun sequence DNA region contains:
- the polr2g gene encoding DNA-directed RNA polymerase II subunit RPB7, translated as MFYHISLEHEILLHPRYFGPNLLNTVKQKLFTEVEGTCTGKYGFVIAVTTIDNIGAGVIQPGRGFVLYPVKYKAIVFRPFKGEVVDAVVTQVNKVGLFTEIGPMSCFISRHSIPSEMEFDPNSNPPCYKTTDEDIVIQQDDEIRLKIVGTRVDKNDIFAIGSLMDDYLGLVS; from the exons ATGTTTTATCAT ATTTCCCTGGAGCATGAGATCCTGCTCCACCCTCGGTACTTTGGTCCCAATCTcctgaacactgtgaaacaaaagCTCTTCACAGAGGTGGAGGGAACATGCACAGGAAA ATATGGGTTCGTCATTGCAGTGACCACCATTGACAACATTGGTGCAGGTGTCATCCAACCAGGCAGGGGATTCGTGCTTTACCCCGTCAAGTACAAGGCTATTGTCTTCCGTCCATTCAAAGGCGAGGTGGTAGATGCCGTGGTTACCCAGGTCAACAAA GTTGGCCTTTTCACAGAGATCGGCCCCATGTCCTGTTTCATCTCTCGTCAT TCCATTCCCTCAGAGATGGAGTTTGACCCCAACTCAAATCCTCCCTGTTATAAGACCACTGATGAG GACATTGTAATCCAACAGGATGATGAGATTCGGTTGAAAATCGTGGGAACAAGAGTGGATAAAAACGACATT TTTGCCATTGGATCCCTCATGGACGATTACCTCG GTCTTGTCAGCTGA